From the genome of Anopheles funestus chromosome 2RL, idAnoFuneDA-416_04, whole genome shotgun sequence:
AGCAACAAAGCGACGAGGGAAAGGGCCCCAACAGTGAGAATGGAACAGATACAGAGCAGAGCGAATCATCCGCCCAGATACAGCCGAAAATTGTTGTTCCAGCCATCAAATACAAACCATCGGTGGACTGTGCTTATACGCAGTTAATTAGCAAGATTACGGGTGCGCCTATTCCGACAATGATTGCGGAGGAACCAATTGCCGCAGCGGAAACAGCGGAAATTGAACACAATCCGGAAGGTTCAGGTGCCTCTGTGGCGGTAAAGAAAGTATCCACCGGTTTGGCTGGGTTAGTACAGTACGATTCCGACAGCGGTGATAGTGACGAGCATGGGAACGATAGTGAATCGGAccagaaagagaaaaagaaaatggaaagtcCAAAAAAGGTTAAGGAGCTCGCACCATTCCAGGGCATTGTTCCACCGCTAGCTATTCACAATGTAATCGATCGGACGGCGATATATGTGGCGAAGAATGGATACAGCTTCGAGGAAGCCTTGCGAGCCAAAAATGATGCTCGCTTTGTGTTTCTGAACCAAGCGCACGAATTCTACCCGTACTATGCGTATCGCGTGCGACAGCGCATGAACGCAGGTGAGCATGGATTAGGATTACAGCCACCCAGCCCACCACCGGCGAAGGTGCGATTGGAAACCGAGAACGGAACCGTCGTGGAAACGACACCAAGTCTTGGCATAAAAGCTGTACATACGGCCGCTCCCAAAACCGCTCCCATGCCAGTGACAAACATTCAGCACCAGAAGCTAGGGGCACCGGTAAGCTTTTCACTCGTGCGAAAGCAGAAAGAAGATGGCGGTGCGGTAAAAACGATGCCGGGCTTAGGGAGCGATGAGGAAGAAGATGATAAGGATCTGAAGCAACAGGAAGCTGACGACGATAAAGAGCAAAGCACTGAAAGTGATAtggtaaacaaatcaacagaCGGTAAGGAGCATGATTCGAATGATATTGTGATGCTTCCGAAGGTACTGAAAGAGGACACCGAAAGCGAACTGTTTTTAGATGGAGCGGATGTATTGGAAGCAACCTCACCATCGGCCTCTACTGTCACTTCTGCTGGAACTCAACGAAACGAACGTGAGCCGATAGATGCGAAGGAAAAACAGGCAGAGCGTAAAAAACGTGCCAACCTGTTCGTGAATCTAATCAAACACGTAGAACGGAAGGTTGATGTATCGCAAGAACTGGTGGAAAATAATACGTTGGTTGAAAAACAAGCAGATGCTGAATTCGCACCGCAAGACACTGCTAATAGTGACGCGGAAGTCGAATCAATCCATTCAGTGCGCTCGACCAGCATGTCACCGAAAGAAGTGGCTACGAAAATATCACCTGTGAACACCAACATAGCCACAACAGTGATTgaggatgacgatgatgatgatgtcgtaCTGGTAAGTGAAACACGCCCAATGCCTAATCCAAGGTCTCGATCGCATTCCCATGCGGATTACGCTTCCGAAACGCAGCGGTCCGGCAATGGTACCGAGCGGagatcgaaaaagaaaaaatccaaaagcCATCATCGGTCGACACGGGTAAAGAagaaatcgaagaaaaaatcacGCTCCCGATCAGTGTCCCGTTCCGAACGTTCCTGCTCACGGTACTCGCGTAGTCGCAAGCGTAGCCGCAGCAGAAATCGCCGTGATCGCACTAAATCCCGCAGTCGATCCAGCGATGAGGATAAACAATCCACCAAGCATGGTGATCGTATCAAGCTAATGAAAAATACCAAACGTGCCACCCGTAGCAGATCGATTAGCCGATCGCAGTCCCGCTCACGGTCACCCATTTACAAGCGTTCCCGTTCGCGTTCCACCACGAAACGATCGCGCAAACGGAACGCATCCTCCGAGAGACATAAACGGAAGCATCGATCGCGCAGTCGCAGCTCTCGGCG
Proteins encoded in this window:
- the LOC125766469 gene encoding protein suppressor of white apricot isoform X1; its protein translation is MSERWNISNSALRGGLGTSSGTGSGTNTGSNGVGNGCISLGHPAGAATGDGSTGGTAISTTGPHSTGNISGPTTFSAPNGESGILRRTGHYHHLGGAPDNFDDLLVFGYSCKIFRDDERARFIDQGRHLIPWMGDNQLKIDRYDARGALHDLSPYEPPPGGYQDRLLGLTAAEQKAEQLCEEERYYSLYNNEVEEEMYQEEARKRETQLGNQVPFNYDAPVPQEGASVATVEERTSADEQDDDPYKIPKGFEIPPDIRLPETMKEHAIIEKTAKFIASQDAQMEILLKTKQANNPLFNFLNQNDHLFRYYRHVLLAFRTNQYPIVPEQQSDEGKGPNSENGTDTEQSESSAQIQPKIVVPAIKYKPSVDCAYTQLISKITGAPIPTMIAEEPIAAAETAEIEHNPEGSGASVAVKKVSTGLAGLVQYDSDSGDSDEHGNDSESDQKEKKKMESPKKVKELAPFQGIVPPLAIHNVIDRTAIYVAKNGYSFEEALRAKNDARFVFLNQAHEFYPYYAYRVRQRMNAGEHGLGLQPPSPPPAKVRLETENGTVVETTPSLGIKAVHTAAPKTAPMPVTNIQHQKLGAPVSFSLVRKQKEDGGAVKTMPGLGSDEEEDDKDLKQQEADDDKEQSTESDMVNKSTDGKEHDSNDIVMLPKVLKEDTESELFLDGADVLEATSPSASTVTSAGTQRNEREPIDAKEKQAERKKRANLFVNLIKHVERKVDVSQELVENNTLVEKQADAEFAPQDTANSDAEVESIHSVRSTSMSPKEVATKISPVNTNIATTVIEDDDDDDVVLVSETRPMPNPRSRSHSHADYASETQRSGNGTERRSKKKKSKSHHRSTRVKKKSKKKSRSRSVSRSERSCSRYSRSRKRSRSRNRRDRTKSRSRSSDEDKQSTKHGDRIKLMKNTKRATRSRSISRSQSRSRSPIYKRSRSRSTTKRSRKRNASSERHKRKHRSRSRSSRRNSDSETDDRSRHRAQRKRDGHYEYDERYPPARARYWDC
- the LOC125766469 gene encoding protein suppressor of white apricot isoform X2, which encodes MYQEEARKRETQLGNQVPFNYDAPVPQEGASVATVEERTSADEQDDDPYKIPKGFEIPPDIRLPETMKEHAIIEKTAKFIASQDAQMEILLKTKQANNPLFNFLNQNDHLFRYYRHVLLAFRTNQYPIVPEQQSDEGKGPNSENGTDTEQSESSAQIQPKIVVPAIKYKPSVDCAYTQLISKITGAPIPTMIAEEPIAAAETAEIEHNPEGSGASVAVKKVSTGLAGLVQYDSDSGDSDEHGNDSESDQKEKKKMESPKKVKELAPFQGIVPPLAIHNVIDRTAIYVAKNGYSFEEALRAKNDARFVFLNQAHEFYPYYAYRVRQRMNAGEHGLGLQPPSPPPAKVRLETENGTVVETTPSLGIKAVHTAAPKTAPMPVTNIQHQKLGAPVSFSLVRKQKEDGGAVKTMPGLGSDEEEDDKDLKQQEADDDKEQSTESDMVNKSTDGKEHDSNDIVMLPKVLKEDTESELFLDGADVLEATSPSASTVTSAGTQRNEREPIDAKEKQAERKKRANLFVNLIKHVERKVDVSQELVENNTLVEKQADAEFAPQDTANSDAEVESIHSVRSTSMSPKEVATKISPVNTNIATTVIEDDDDDDVVLVSETRPMPNPRSRSHSHADYASETQRSGNGTERRSKKKKSKSHHRSTRVKKKSKKKSRSRSVSRSERSCSRYSRSRKRSRSRNRRDRTKSRSRSSDEDKQSTKHGDRIKLMKNTKRATRSRSISRSQSRSRSPIYKRSRSRSTTKRSRKRNASSERHKRKHRSRSRSSRRNSDSETDDRSRHRAQRKRDGHYEYDERYPPARARYWDC